TTCCGAGGAGGAGCGCGCGATCGTCGCCGCCCGCACGGAGGAACTGAAGACGATCACGGCCGCGCTCCGCGACTCGATCGGCTCCTGCTACGAACGGATGCACGCGCTCCGCGGCCGGTACGACCGCACGCACCTCGACGAGATCCTCGCCGCCCATCAGGACGTGCTCGAAATCCTCGACGGAAGACTGGCGGGACTGACCCGCGTCCAGGAGATCTTCGCGGAACTGACCGCGATGGTCGCGCTTCCGGAGGAATGAGATGAAGGTCCGCGTCGAAGAGATCGCGGATCTCGAAGGGACCGAAGTCGTGGTCCGCTGCCGCGCCCGCGACGGGGAGGTCGAACGCGTCGTCGACGCGCTCGGCTTCCTCGACGAGGCGGTCGTCGCGAAGAAGGACGGCCGGAGTTACCGCGTCCCGCTTGCGGACGTGTTCTATTTCGAGAACGTCGACGACCGCACCTTCGTCAACCTCCGGAAGGAGGTCCTCGAGACCGCGATGCGGCTCCACGAGGTTGAATCGACGCTGCGCGGCTCGACCTTCGTACGCGTCGGCCGCAACACGATCGTCGACGCCGCGAAGATCGCGAGCTTCAAGTCCGCGCTCAACGGACGGATGGAGGCACGACTTCAGAACGGCGAGACCGTCGAGATTTCGCGGGCGTATGTCGGCGCCATCAAGGCGATGCTGGGAGGGACCAGGCGATGAGAAGATTTCTCGGCACCTACTTGAAGACGTTCTTCTTCGCCAACCTCGGCTTCCTGCTGGTCGCCGTGGCGGTGAAGGCGAAGCTCAACATCACCTACGGATACGCGGCCTTCGAGATCGGCGCGATCCTGTTCTCGCTCTTCGTCGCCCTCGGCGTCCGGATTCTGCTTGCGCGGAAGGGCAACCCGGTCGCAAACGCGATCCTCGGCCTGCTCGTCGTCCTGCCCGGGGTCCTGGTCCTGCGTCCGATCTTCTCGCTCGCCGTGTTCCGCTTCTCGTTCGTCCTCTACCTCGTTCTCGCGATCGCCGCGGTCGCGTACGCCGCCGCCGTCCTCGTCGTCTCG
This genomic interval from Candidatus Izemoplasmatales bacterium contains the following:
- a CDS encoding LytTR family DNA-binding domain-containing protein; amino-acid sequence: MKVRVEEIADLEGTEVVVRCRARDGEVERVVDALGFLDEAVVAKKDGRSYRVPLADVFYFENVDDRTFVNLRKEVLETAMRLHEVESTLRGSTFVRVGRNTIVDAAKIASFKSALNGRMEARLQNGETVEISRAYVGAIKAMLGGTRR